A part of Micromonospora chersina genomic DNA contains:
- a CDS encoding DEAD/DEAH box helicase family protein encodes MQPGPVWVALWQLLAATPGQNKRQLLAGLQRMGLHGLTTTDVNRTLYANTATFARDGATPPRWRLTGAASWNGGAVPAAVPAALPRCYVGKEPRAWQIEALAAWRAHDRRGVVEAVTGTGKTTVGVLAAAAAVDAGERVLVLVPGRELLDQWYDVLRRDLHGVLVGRHGDGHEDGLDDHSIVIAIVNSAAKYQMLPLGMSGLLVADEVHRYGAPYFARALEPDFDGRLGLTATYDRPDNGFIEHLEPYFGGVVADCSYDRGLADEILAPFRVAFVGVDFTPDEQKAHDEYDDRVRRLRRRLIVDHGCPAEPFGEFMASVNHLRVGGEGDSRAAWDARKYLDAFTKRREVLAECWNKQVALAYLAPVLATADRGLVFGETRRSAEHAAAVLRASGLQAMEITSGMNTLERKQRLAAFKDGHAKVLAAPRLLDEGIDVPQADVGVIIAGSRSKRQMIQRMGRVIRPKADGRPATFIILYVKRTAEDPDTGAHEGFLEQIIDVAQEIERFDHLTSGAALLAWHLSGRRPN; translated from the coding sequence ATGCAGCCGGGGCCGGTGTGGGTGGCGCTGTGGCAGTTGCTGGCGGCGACGCCAGGTCAGAACAAGCGGCAACTGCTCGCCGGGCTGCAGCGCATGGGTCTGCATGGGCTGACCACGACGGACGTAAACCGGACGTTGTACGCCAACACAGCGACCTTCGCTCGTGACGGCGCCACACCGCCGCGTTGGCGACTGACTGGAGCGGCATCCTGGAACGGCGGAGCAGTTCCTGCCGCGGTGCCGGCAGCGCTGCCCAGGTGTTACGTCGGCAAGGAGCCGCGGGCCTGGCAGATTGAGGCGTTGGCCGCATGGCGAGCTCACGACCGACGAGGCGTGGTGGAGGCAGTCACCGGGACGGGCAAGACAACCGTGGGTGTGCTGGCAGCTGCGGCCGCGGTGGATGCCGGCGAGAGGGTGCTGGTGCTCGTGCCCGGTCGTGAGCTGCTCGACCAGTGGTATGACGTGTTGCGACGGGATCTTCACGGTGTTCTTGTCGGTCGACACGGGGACGGCCACGAGGACGGGCTCGACGACCATTCCATCGTGATCGCCATCGTGAACTCCGCAGCCAAATACCAGATGCTGCCGCTCGGCATGTCGGGCCTGCTGGTTGCCGACGAGGTGCACCGCTATGGGGCACCATACTTCGCGCGTGCTCTGGAGCCGGACTTCGATGGCCGGCTCGGGCTGACGGCGACGTACGACCGACCTGACAATGGCTTCATCGAGCACCTGGAACCCTACTTCGGCGGCGTGGTGGCAGACTGCAGCTACGATCGCGGGCTGGCCGACGAGATCTTGGCGCCCTTCCGTGTCGCCTTCGTGGGAGTCGACTTCACTCCAGACGAACAGAAAGCCCATGACGAGTACGACGATCGCGTGAGACGTCTTCGACGCCGTCTGATCGTCGACCACGGCTGCCCGGCGGAACCCTTCGGTGAGTTCATGGCCTCGGTCAACCACCTCCGCGTCGGCGGAGAAGGGGACTCGCGTGCGGCCTGGGATGCCCGCAAGTACCTAGACGCCTTCACCAAAAGGCGTGAGGTCCTAGCCGAGTGCTGGAACAAGCAGGTGGCGCTTGCCTACTTGGCGCCGGTATTGGCCACCGCGGACCGGGGACTGGTGTTCGGCGAAACCAGGCGGAGTGCGGAACACGCGGCGGCGGTGCTGCGGGCGAGCGGTCTGCAGGCGATGGAGATCACCAGCGGCATGAACACGCTGGAACGCAAGCAACGGTTGGCGGCGTTCAAGGACGGGCATGCGAAGGTGTTGGCGGCCCCTCGACTCTTGGATGAGGGGATCGACGTCCCGCAGGCGGATGTCGGTGTCATCATCGCGGGAAGCCGAAGCAAGCGCCAGATGATCCAGCGCATGGGGCGCGTCATCCGCCCGAAGGCCGACGGGCGCCCAGCGACATTCATCATCTTGTACGTCAAACGCACGGCGGAAGATCCCGACACCGGCGCACACGAAGGATTTCTCGAGCAGATCATCGATGTTGCTCAGGAGATTGAACGGTTCGACCACTTAACGTCTGGAGCGGCCCTGCTCGCCTGGCACCTCTCGGGCAGGCGGCCGAACTGA
- a CDS encoding GmrSD restriction endonuclease domain-containing protein has translation MVAARETTLQELLEGAKQYQVPLYQRTYSWTTLQLQRLWDDILKLADDRTHDPSATHFIGSLVLAPSPTIGPVGVAEYLVVDGQQRLTTLTILLCAIRDYRAQHEGLMHRDRLNQQYLVNPWKPEPQRLKLIPTQADRDAYLACLDSTPQAGGADPVGAAYRFFVAQLAAADDPDDPLDIERIESAVISGLALVSVTAQPSDNVYRIFESLNNTGLKLTQADLLRNYLFMRLPTRGETVYQALWLPLQRQLSSDELVLLFWLDLVHRDQRVKQTDVYAAQQARLNRLRSEEEIEAEVQRFSRLGALLRVILHPGEEQDMGVRRRLERLSAWGTTTVYPLLLHLLDRRQHGTATSEQVTSAMLYVESFFVRRLLTGRPTNNLNRILLAVVTEMDKDLPVDEAVRAYLSTGRKYYSTDASVRAAVRSIPYYLNGRAHQRKLILQWLEESYGSKEPVAPDSLTIEHVLPQTPTAEWRQMLAADLGPDENFGEAHEALVHTLGNLTLTGYNSELSNKSFAAKRVEMAKSGIRLSQQITAQDRWGRLEIRARADALAERIISIWPGPMEQAAEQSDVPWEVMTKALAELPAGSWTTYGDLAALIGSHAVPVGARLATHPTPNGHRVLQVEGAVSPNFRWSDPSRTDDPRDVLRAEGVEFDQYGRADQAQRIGTEELAQLAGLTPEDLPERLPRPRSGDDATYRERFIEQVTALQNSAVATATLVVLEAWTSMGGTLLYGSGSETSCFLIARGRDHELGNIWPATIYPSGKFEVVFQHLSVRPPFDDITIREELRQRLNQLPGVDIAAAKIALRPGFPLAVLADADAREALLDHLHWFYQEAQMVPSDAATTA, from the coding sequence GTGGTTGCGGCACGCGAGACGACGCTGCAGGAGTTGCTGGAGGGTGCGAAGCAGTATCAGGTGCCGCTCTACCAGCGCACGTATTCGTGGACCACGCTGCAGTTGCAGCGGCTCTGGGACGACATTCTGAAACTGGCCGACGACCGGACCCATGATCCGAGCGCCACGCACTTCATCGGCTCGCTCGTGCTCGCCCCCAGCCCCACCATCGGGCCTGTCGGCGTTGCCGAGTATCTGGTGGTGGACGGCCAGCAGCGGCTCACCACCCTGACCATCCTGCTCTGCGCTATCCGCGACTACCGAGCGCAGCACGAGGGCCTGATGCACCGGGACCGGCTCAACCAGCAGTACCTGGTCAACCCGTGGAAGCCGGAGCCGCAGCGGTTGAAGCTTATCCCCACCCAGGCTGACCGGGACGCCTACCTGGCCTGCTTAGACTCGACACCGCAGGCCGGCGGCGCCGACCCGGTGGGCGCGGCGTACCGCTTCTTCGTCGCGCAGCTGGCCGCCGCCGACGACCCGGATGACCCGCTCGACATCGAACGCATCGAGAGTGCAGTCATTTCCGGCCTGGCACTGGTGTCGGTCACCGCCCAGCCCAGCGACAACGTGTACCGGATCTTCGAGTCCCTCAACAACACTGGCCTCAAGCTCACCCAGGCCGACCTGCTGCGCAACTACCTCTTCATGCGGCTGCCCACCCGCGGCGAGACCGTATATCAGGCCCTGTGGCTACCGCTACAGAGGCAGTTGTCGTCGGACGAGCTGGTACTGCTCTTCTGGCTCGACCTCGTCCACCGGGACCAGCGGGTCAAGCAGACCGACGTCTACGCGGCCCAGCAGGCCCGCCTGAACCGGCTGCGCTCCGAGGAGGAGATAGAGGCAGAGGTACAGCGGTTCAGCCGCCTCGGCGCCCTACTCCGGGTCATCCTCCACCCAGGCGAGGAGCAGGACATGGGCGTACGGCGGCGACTGGAGCGATTGAGCGCCTGGGGTACGACGACCGTTTACCCTCTGCTGCTGCATCTGCTCGACCGTCGCCAGCACGGAACTGCGACGTCGGAGCAGGTCACCTCGGCGATGCTGTACGTGGAGAGCTTCTTCGTCCGACGCCTGCTGACTGGTCGTCCCACCAACAACCTCAACCGAATCCTGCTCGCCGTCGTCACTGAAATGGACAAGGACCTCCCGGTGGACGAGGCGGTCCGGGCCTACCTTTCGACCGGGCGCAAGTACTACTCCACCGACGCAAGCGTGCGGGCCGCAGTCCGGTCCATCCCGTACTACCTCAACGGTCGCGCGCACCAGCGCAAGCTAATCCTTCAGTGGCTAGAGGAGTCGTACGGCAGCAAGGAGCCGGTGGCGCCGGACTCGCTGACAATCGAGCACGTGCTGCCGCAGACCCCCACCGCCGAGTGGCGGCAGATGCTCGCCGCCGACCTTGGGCCGGACGAGAACTTTGGCGAGGCGCACGAGGCCCTGGTCCACACGCTCGGGAACTTGACCCTTACCGGCTACAACTCGGAGCTGAGCAACAAGTCCTTTGCCGCGAAGCGCGTCGAGATGGCGAAGAGCGGGATCAGGCTGAGCCAGCAGATCACCGCGCAGGACCGGTGGGGGCGCCTCGAGATCCGGGCACGCGCCGATGCCCTCGCCGAGCGCATCATCTCGATCTGGCCGGGACCGATGGAGCAGGCGGCTGAGCAGTCGGACGTGCCGTGGGAGGTCATGACCAAGGCCCTCGCCGAGCTGCCTGCCGGCTCCTGGACCACGTACGGCGACCTGGCCGCGCTGATCGGAAGCCATGCGGTGCCAGTCGGTGCCCGCCTCGCGACCCATCCAACTCCGAACGGCCACCGCGTGTTGCAGGTCGAGGGCGCCGTCTCGCCCAACTTCCGGTGGTCCGACCCGAGCCGCACCGACGACCCGCGGGACGTCCTGCGCGCCGAGGGCGTGGAGTTTGACCAGTACGGCCGCGCCGACCAGGCCCAGCGCATCGGCACCGAAGAGCTGGCGCAACTCGCCGGTCTCACGCCGGAAGACCTGCCTGAGCGGTTGCCTCGGCCGCGTTCCGGCGACGACGCTACCTATAGGGAGCGGTTCATCGAGCAGGTGACCGCTCTGCAGAACTCGGCCGTCGCCACCGCCACGCTCGTCGTGCTGGAAGCCTGGACCTCGATGGGTGGCACCCTGCTCTATGGCTCCGGCAGCGAGACCTCCTGCTTCCTCATAGCACGCGGCAGGGATCACGAGCTCGGGAACATCTGGCCGGCGACGATCTATCCGAGCGGCAAGTTCGAAGTCGTGTTCCAGCACCTCAGCGTGCGCCCGCCGTTCGACGACATCACAATTCGGGAGGAGCTGCGCCAGCGGCTCAACCAGCTGCCGGGCGTGGACATCGCCGCCGCCAAGATCGCCCTACGCCCCGGTTTCCCCCTGGCGGTCCTCGCGGATGCCGACGCCCGAGAGGCGCTGCTCGACCACCTCCATTGGTTCTACCAGGAGGCGCAGATGGTTCCTTCGGACGCCGCGACGACGGCCTAG
- a CDS encoding Eco57I restriction-modification methylase domain-containing protein: MSATAHNQVFSAVHTIGGLIPADMLVRIAEGKDVSGSKPADYRVIVSRSVRDDAERHWDYLKSVWKELRDRLPVAPEAETPADPTGVAATQWLEPLFAELGFGRLTALGASGIISDDGAKTFAISHRWSHVPIHLAPWNAALDKRPAGAGGVPPQSMVQELLNRSDAHLWGVLTNGRQLRLLRDSSALATAAYVEFDLEAIFDGELFSEFVLLYRLLHVSRFEAAEGVAPSTCWLEKWRTEAITAGTRALDQLRKGVQDAITALGTGFLRHPDNAALRENVDPQALHNALLRLVYRLLFLFVAEDRDALHHPDADQQTRERYAAYFSSARLRAQARRRRGTTHSDLYQALRIVLDALGDENGRPELGLRGLGGLFDYDSVADNPLKDQSLSNDYLLTAVRRLSLVRDAGSRRWRSVDYRNLDAEELGSIYESLLELVPKHSAVDRTFELVELAGNTRKTTGSYYTPSSLIDCLLDSTLDPVIDDAVKRGEHAATAVGQPDPSDAIVSELLSLTVCDPACGSGHFLVAAARRIAKRVAAVRERNPEPTIDAVRHSLREVVARCIYGVDLNPMAVELAKVSLWMEALEPGKPLSFLDAHVKHGNALIGATPVLLKQGVPDEAFKPIEGDDRKHAKALEKQNLQERAGQASLFDVDEGVKVANRVFADGLRRILNAPSDDLRAVRSQEAAYRDWEESADYVRARHVADAWCAAFMWRKTKDAPPAVTQAVLRALEDPDASAASRETHDEIVRLRDQYRFFHWHLEFPDVFDVHGSGTNVDPATGWSGGFACVLGNPPWERIKLQEQEFFAQRDEAIATAKNAAARKRLIAELKDDEDRRSLYEEFAAAKRRSEGESHFLRNGGRYPLTGRGDINTYAVFSETDRALIGPCGRMGVIVPTGIGTDATTQMFFRDCVTRKSLVSLYDFENEDKVFSEVHNQFRFCLLTLSGPAYQAALISLVFKVRQVDQIPSKRFALSSEEITLLNPNTGTCPVFRSRRDAEITLGIYRRVPVLVKEGDPRGNLWGISFMKMFDMANDSHLFRSREELESAGWVLTGNIFTRDAATMLPLCEAKLLHHYDHRFSTYDGATQEQLNKGTLPRLTPDQHDDPDVVTMPRYWVSGREVEEKLSAKGWRAGWLLGWREICRAADERTVIASVFPSSAVGNKFPLSFPAVKNEAVACLYACQTSFVFDYVSRQKIGGASMSMFIWQQLPTLSPDVLTSHSSWLVVRVLELTYAARDMAPFAHDLGDDGAPFRWDEDRRAIIRAELDALFFHLYGIDRDDVDYIMETFSIVKRKDEARYGRYRTKELIIAEYDRMAAAGVSLINPLADGENYTSTVNPPPGHGPRHAAITNATTAG, translated from the coding sequence ATGTCCGCCACCGCCCACAACCAGGTTTTCTCGGCCGTCCACACTATCGGCGGGCTGATCCCCGCCGACATGCTGGTCCGGATCGCCGAGGGCAAGGACGTCAGCGGCTCCAAGCCCGCCGACTACCGGGTGATCGTCTCCCGCTCGGTGCGGGACGACGCCGAGCGGCACTGGGACTACCTCAAGTCGGTGTGGAAGGAGCTGCGCGACCGGCTCCCCGTCGCCCCGGAGGCGGAAACCCCTGCCGACCCGACCGGAGTGGCGGCCACGCAGTGGCTGGAGCCCCTCTTCGCGGAACTCGGCTTCGGTCGGCTGACCGCGCTCGGCGCCAGCGGCATCATCTCGGACGACGGTGCCAAGACCTTCGCAATCAGCCACCGCTGGAGCCACGTGCCGATCCACCTGGCCCCGTGGAACGCGGCGTTGGACAAGCGGCCTGCGGGCGCGGGCGGCGTGCCGCCGCAGTCGATGGTGCAGGAGCTGCTGAACCGCTCCGACGCTCACCTGTGGGGTGTCCTCACCAACGGCCGCCAGCTGCGGCTGCTGCGCGACTCCAGCGCGCTCGCCACCGCCGCCTACGTCGAGTTCGACCTGGAGGCGATCTTCGACGGTGAGCTGTTCAGCGAGTTCGTGCTGCTGTATCGCCTGCTGCACGTCTCCCGCTTCGAGGCTGCCGAGGGCGTGGCACCGTCGACATGCTGGCTGGAGAAGTGGCGCACCGAGGCGATCACCGCCGGCACCCGGGCGCTCGACCAGCTCCGAAAGGGCGTCCAGGACGCGATCACCGCACTCGGCACAGGCTTCCTGCGCCACCCCGACAACGCCGCGCTGCGGGAGAACGTCGACCCGCAGGCCCTGCACAACGCCCTGCTGCGCCTGGTCTACCGGCTGCTCTTCCTCTTCGTCGCCGAGGACCGCGACGCGCTGCACCACCCCGACGCCGACCAGCAGACCCGCGAACGGTATGCCGCCTACTTCTCCTCGGCCCGGCTGAGGGCACAGGCGCGACGCCGCCGGGGTACGACGCACAGCGACCTTTACCAGGCACTGCGGATCGTGCTAGACGCGCTCGGCGACGAGAACGGCCGTCCGGAGCTCGGCCTGCGCGGCCTCGGCGGCCTGTTCGACTACGACTCGGTCGCGGACAACCCGCTGAAGGACCAGTCGCTGTCGAACGACTACCTGTTGACGGCCGTCCGGCGCCTGTCGCTGGTGCGCGACGCGGGCTCGCGCCGTTGGCGATCGGTCGACTACCGCAACCTGGACGCCGAGGAGCTGGGTTCGATTTACGAGTCCCTGCTGGAGTTGGTGCCGAAGCACAGCGCGGTCGACCGCACCTTCGAGCTGGTCGAACTCGCCGGCAACACCCGTAAGACCACGGGCTCCTATTACACCCCGTCCTCGCTGATCGACTGCCTGCTCGACTCGACCCTCGATCCGGTGATCGACGATGCGGTTAAGCGCGGCGAGCACGCCGCCACCGCGGTCGGGCAGCCCGACCCGAGCGACGCGATCGTCTCCGAACTGCTGTCGCTCACCGTCTGCGACCCGGCTTGCGGCTCCGGCCACTTCCTCGTCGCGGCGGCCCGCCGCATCGCCAAGCGTGTCGCGGCGGTCCGCGAACGCAACCCCGAGCCGACCATCGACGCCGTCCGCCACTCCCTGCGCGAGGTCGTTGCGCGCTGCATCTACGGTGTCGACCTCAACCCGATGGCGGTCGAACTGGCCAAGGTGTCCCTGTGGATGGAGGCACTGGAGCCGGGCAAGCCGCTGAGCTTCCTGGACGCGCACGTCAAGCACGGCAACGCCCTGATTGGCGCCACGCCCGTGCTACTCAAGCAGGGCGTCCCGGACGAGGCGTTCAAACCGATCGAGGGCGACGACCGGAAGCACGCTAAGGCCCTGGAGAAACAAAATCTCCAGGAACGGGCGGGGCAGGCGAGCCTCTTCGACGTGGACGAAGGCGTGAAGGTCGCCAACCGGGTCTTCGCCGACGGGCTACGCCGCATCCTGAACGCGCCGTCGGACGACCTTCGCGCGGTGCGCAGCCAGGAGGCCGCCTATCGGGACTGGGAGGAATCCGCGGACTACGTGCGCGCCCGCCACGTCGCCGACGCTTGGTGCGCGGCATTCATGTGGCGGAAGACGAAGGACGCACCGCCAGCCGTCACCCAAGCAGTCCTCCGTGCGCTGGAGGACCCGGACGCGTCGGCCGCGTCGCGGGAGACCCACGACGAGATCGTCCGACTACGCGACCAATACCGCTTCTTCCACTGGCATCTGGAGTTCCCCGACGTCTTCGACGTCCACGGGAGCGGTACTAACGTCGACCCCGCCACTGGCTGGTCTGGCGGGTTTGCCTGTGTACTGGGGAACCCGCCGTGGGAGCGTATCAAGCTCCAAGAACAAGAGTTCTTCGCGCAGCGAGACGAGGCCATCGCGACGGCGAAGAACGCGGCAGCGCGCAAGAGGCTCATCGCTGAACTGAAGGACGACGAGGATCGCCGCTCGTTGTATGAGGAGTTCGCGGCGGCCAAGCGGAGGTCAGAAGGTGAGAGCCACTTCCTGCGCAATGGCGGTCGTTACCCGCTCACCGGTCGAGGCGACATCAACACCTACGCAGTGTTCTCCGAAACTGACCGGGCCCTTATTGGTCCATGTGGACGCATGGGCGTGATCGTACCAACGGGCATCGGCACAGACGCCACCACACAGATGTTTTTCCGCGACTGTGTAACGAGGAAATCCTTGGTGTCGTTGTATGACTTCGAGAATGAAGATAAAGTCTTCTCGGAAGTGCATAACCAATTCCGTTTCTGCCTTTTGACGCTTTCTGGCCCCGCGTATCAGGCGGCGCTTATCTCTCTTGTCTTCAAGGTGCGCCAGGTAGATCAGATCCCGAGCAAGAGATTCGCCTTGTCCTCAGAAGAGATCACACTGCTCAATCCCAACACTGGCACCTGCCCCGTATTTCGTTCCCGCCGAGACGCCGAGATCACGCTCGGCATCTACCGCCGAGTTCCGGTCCTCGTCAAGGAGGGTGATCCGAGGGGGAATCTCTGGGGCATCTCGTTCATGAAGATGTTCGATATGGCCAACGACTCTCACCTCTTCCGTAGCCGCGAGGAACTGGAATCCGCTGGCTGGGTCCTAACGGGGAACATCTTCACTAGAGATGCAGCGACCATGTTGCCGCTTTGCGAAGCAAAGCTCCTGCATCATTACGACCACAGGTTCTCTACCTATGATGGAGCTACCCAAGAGCAGTTAAACAAGGGGACGCTTCCTAGACTGACTCCCGATCAGCACGACGACCCGGATGTTGTGACAATGCCTCGGTACTGGGTCTCGGGACGGGAGGTGGAAGAAAAATTGTCGGCGAAAGGGTGGAGGGCTGGCTGGCTTCTTGGATGGCGTGAGATCTGCCGCGCTGCAGATGAACGCACAGTCATCGCTAGCGTCTTTCCTAGTTCGGCAGTCGGCAACAAATTCCCGCTATCGTTTCCGGCTGTCAAAAATGAAGCTGTGGCCTGTTTGTATGCATGTCAGACGTCGTTTGTTTTTGATTACGTGAGCCGCCAAAAGATTGGCGGTGCAAGTATGAGTATGTTCATCTGGCAGCAATTGCCTACCCTTTCCCCGGATGTCCTAACGTCTCATAGTTCATGGCTCGTCGTGCGGGTTTTGGAGCTTACCTACGCCGCGCGTGATATGGCTCCCTTCGCCCATGATCTAGGTGATGACGGAGCGCCGTTCCGATGGGATGAGGATCGGCGTGCGATCATCCGGGCCGAGTTGGACGCGTTGTTCTTTCACCTCTACGGGATCGATCGCGATGACGTTGACTACATCATGGAGACGTTTTCGATTGTGAAGCGGAAGGATGAGGCGAGGTACGGCAGATACCGCACCAAGGAACTGATCATCGCCGAGTACGACCGGATGGCTGCAGCGGGCGTGAGCCTAATCAACCCGCTCGCGGACGGTGAGAACTACACGTCGACGGTGAACCCACCTCCGGGGCATGGCCCTCGACACGCGGCGATCACGAACGCAACTACGGCGGGATAG
- a CDS encoding DEAD/DEAH box helicase, which produces MTTFSAGTLVSARGRDWVVLPESAPDMLVLRPLGGADDDIAAVFPAFEQVKSAEFAPPAPSDLGDAYAAGLLRSALRIGFRSGAGPFRSLAGIAVEPRAYQLVPLLMALRQKTVRMLISDDVGIGKTVEAGLIASELLAQGSASKLAVLCSPALAEQWQAELRTKFGIDAELVLASTVSKLERALDLGQSLFDRHPHVIVSTDFIKSTRHRDDFVRHCPDLVIVDEAHTCVAADDNTSAQNQLRFELLQRVAADTERHLLLVTATPHSGKESAFRNLLGLVRPELATVDLGSESGRRMLARHFVHRKRADVRQYLTKEDGLADNSLAEETAFPSDRHFKDETYKLSPAYRALLDDAIAYASERVAAADSQGRREARIAWWSAIALLRSLVSSPRAAAQTLRTRSATATAVSAEEADRLGAPLTSDFSDTDALEGLDVAPGAEAGGVDVDAGRRLAELADRAAELEGPAEDKKLAALVKHLKDLLKEGYHPIVFCRYIPTAEYVAEHLEGALGKKVVVRAVTGTLSPQQRLQRIEELAEAAGEASDARRVLIATDCLSEGVNLQHHFDAVVHYDLAWNPTRHDQREGRVDRYGQKRDEVRVITLWGSDNGIDGKVLDVLIRKHRQIRKDLGVSVSVPDAASQGVTDAIVEWLLLRGQEQEQGSLFDVEEYRAIDKRAAALATEWQSAAEKEKTSRSRFAQHTIRPEEVAQEVAAIRDTLGRAAEIRDFVRQALRALDGVLRDEPGGTSDFTADLSGTPAGLRDALAPVLGGDVEQGRKVPFRTTAAVARGEAALVRTDPAVVALAGYVLNAALDDQVSSPRPARRCGVIRTRAVTCRTTLLLVRYRFHLTLPSRTGTRQLVAEDARLLAFAGAPANATWLPTDDALQLLDATADENTDPDFGERTMSRILDGLPEVAHHLEAYGEELAADLLASHRRVRSAAGEIVRGLTVTAQKPADILGAYVYLPASTTAAGGNA; this is translated from the coding sequence ATGACCACCTTCAGCGCCGGAACGCTGGTCTCCGCCCGGGGCCGCGACTGGGTCGTGCTGCCCGAAAGCGCCCCCGACATGCTGGTCCTGCGACCGTTGGGCGGCGCCGACGACGACATCGCCGCCGTCTTCCCGGCCTTCGAGCAGGTGAAGAGCGCCGAGTTCGCCCCGCCCGCGCCCTCCGACCTCGGTGACGCGTACGCGGCGGGCCTCCTTCGGTCGGCGCTGCGGATCGGCTTCCGTTCCGGTGCCGGCCCGTTCCGCTCGCTCGCCGGGATCGCCGTCGAGCCCCGCGCCTACCAGCTCGTGCCACTACTGATGGCACTGCGGCAAAAGACTGTGCGCATGCTGATCTCCGACGACGTCGGTATCGGCAAGACCGTCGAGGCCGGCCTGATCGCCAGCGAGCTGCTGGCCCAGGGGAGCGCGAGCAAACTCGCCGTGCTCTGCTCACCGGCCCTCGCCGAGCAGTGGCAGGCGGAGCTGCGCACCAAGTTCGGTATCGACGCCGAGCTGGTGCTCGCCTCCACTGTGTCGAAGCTGGAGCGCGCGCTGGACCTGGGCCAGTCGCTGTTCGACCGGCACCCGCACGTCATCGTCTCCACCGACTTCATTAAGTCGACCCGGCACCGCGACGACTTCGTCCGCCACTGCCCGGACCTGGTCATCGTCGACGAGGCCCACACCTGCGTCGCCGCCGACGACAACACCTCGGCGCAGAACCAGCTCCGCTTCGAGCTGCTGCAGCGCGTCGCCGCCGACACCGAGCGGCACCTGCTGCTGGTCACGGCGACCCCGCACAGCGGCAAGGAGAGCGCCTTCCGCAACCTCCTCGGCCTGGTCCGGCCGGAACTCGCCACCGTCGACCTCGGCTCAGAGTCCGGCCGGCGGATGCTCGCCCGGCACTTCGTGCACCGCAAGCGCGCCGACGTGCGGCAGTACCTCACCAAGGAAGACGGCCTGGCCGACAACAGCCTCGCCGAGGAGACGGCCTTCCCGTCCGACCGGCATTTCAAGGACGAGACCTACAAGCTTTCCCCGGCCTACCGGGCGCTGCTCGACGACGCCATCGCGTACGCCAGCGAGCGGGTCGCCGCTGCGGACAGCCAGGGCCGTCGGGAGGCCCGGATCGCCTGGTGGTCGGCGATCGCGCTGCTGCGGTCGCTAGTGTCGTCGCCGCGCGCCGCCGCGCAGACCCTGCGCACGCGCTCCGCGACCGCGACCGCTGTCAGCGCCGAGGAGGCCGATCGGCTCGGTGCCCCGCTGACCAGCGACTTCTCCGACACTGACGCGCTGGAGGGGCTGGATGTCGCGCCCGGCGCCGAGGCCGGCGGTGTGGATGTCGACGCCGGTCGGCGGCTGGCCGAACTCGCGGACCGGGCGGCCGAGTTAGAGGGGCCGGCCGAGGACAAGAAGCTTGCCGCGCTGGTTAAGCACCTCAAGGATCTGCTCAAGGAGGGCTACCACCCGATCGTCTTCTGCCGCTACATTCCCACAGCGGAGTACGTCGCCGAGCACCTGGAGGGCGCACTTGGCAAGAAGGTCGTGGTACGCGCCGTCACCGGCACGCTTTCCCCGCAGCAGCGCCTGCAGCGCATTGAGGAACTCGCGGAGGCGGCCGGCGAGGCGTCCGACGCCCGCCGCGTCCTGATCGCCACCGACTGCCTGTCCGAGGGCGTCAACCTCCAGCACCACTTCGACGCCGTCGTCCACTACGACCTCGCCTGGAACCCCACCCGCCACGACCAGCGGGAGGGCCGCGTCGACCGATACGGCCAGAAGCGCGACGAGGTCCGGGTCATCACCCTCTGGGGCAGCGATAACGGCATCGACGGCAAGGTTCTCGACGTCCTCATCCGCAAGCACCGGCAGATCCGCAAGGACCTCGGCGTCTCCGTCTCCGTCCCCGACGCCGCCTCACAGGGCGTGACCGACGCGATCGTGGAGTGGCTGCTGCTGCGCGGCCAGGAGCAGGAACAGGGCAGCCTCTTTGACGTCGAGGAGTACCGCGCCATCGACAAGAGGGCCGCCGCCCTGGCGACCGAGTGGCAGTCCGCCGCCGAGAAGGAGAAGACCTCCCGGTCCCGGTTCGCCCAGCACACCATCCGCCCCGAAGAGGTGGCCCAAGAGGTCGCCGCCATTCGCGACACGCTCGGCCGGGCCGCCGAGATCCGAGACTTCGTACGCCAGGCGTTGCGCGCGCTCGACGGGGTGCTCCGCGACGAGCCGGGCGGAACCAGCGATTTCACCGCCGACCTGAGCGGCACCCCCGCTGGCCTCCGCGACGCGCTCGCCCCGGTGCTCGGTGGCGACGTCGAGCAGGGCCGCAAGGTCCCGTTCCGCACCACGGCCGCCGTCGCGCGCGGCGAGGCCGCGCTGGTCCGCACCGACCCGGCCGTGGTGGCGCTCGCCGGGTACGTCCTCAACGCCGCCCTGGACGACCAGGTCAGCAGCCCGCGCCCGGCCCGCCGCTGCGGGGTCATCCGCACCAGGGCCGTCACCTGCCGTACGACACTTCTGCTGGTCCGCTACCGTTTCCACCTCACCCTGCCGTCCCGGACCGGGACGCGGCAGCTCGTCGCCGAGGACGCCCGGCTGCTCGCCTTCGCCGGCGCACCCGCCAACGCCACCTGGCTACCCACCGACGACGCGCTGCAGCTGCTCGACGCCACCGCCGACGAGAACACCGACCCCGACTTCGGCGAGCGCACCATGAGCCGGATCCTCGACGGGCTGCCCGAGGTCGCCCACCACCTCGAGGCGTACGGCGAGGAACTGGCTGCTGACCTGCTCGCCTCGCACCGCCGGGTGCGCAGCGCCGCCGGCGAGATCGTCCGCGGCCTCACCGTCACCGCGCAGAAGCCCGCCGACATCCTCGGCGCCTACGTCTACCTGCCCGCTTCCACCACCGCCGCCGGAGGCAACGCCTGA